From the genome of Azospira restricta, one region includes:
- a CDS encoding ABC transporter substrate-binding protein — translation MNKLRLSTLVCCLVLASAPGTARELTVVQVAPLSGPLAATGRDLMLGARACLEEVNRQGGAGGHTLRLLTRDDGYRADETVRQAREALSREQPIAFLGLVGTGNLQALQQDGLLAAAGIPLVGVRTGARSLRVPGSPLVFHLRASYDDETAQIVDTATTMGLQRFAVFYQNDPFGREGLAGVEAALARHGLQPAALASYEKNSTEVGAAAATLARVDPQGVIMISNTLASAAFVKAMRGAGYAGQLMGVSVNDAAQIVDRIGVAAARGLVLAQVLPSPGRREIPLVRGAARALAAAGETRLSYTMLEGCLYARTLAEGVRRAGRAPDRAALVAALETLRGWDAGGISVDFSGGRREGSRFVDLSIVGRDGQLLH, via the coding sequence ATGAACAAACTGCGTCTGTCGACACTCGTCTGCTGTCTCGTCCTTGCCAGCGCGCCGGGGACGGCGCGCGAACTGACCGTGGTGCAGGTGGCGCCGCTGTCGGGGCCGCTCGCCGCCACCGGCCGCGACTTGATGCTCGGCGCCCGCGCCTGCCTGGAGGAGGTCAACCGCCAGGGCGGCGCCGGCGGCCACACGCTGCGCCTGCTGACGCGCGACGACGGCTACCGCGCCGACGAAACGGTGCGCCAGGCGCGCGAGGCGCTCTCGCGCGAGCAGCCGATCGCCTTCCTCGGCCTCGTCGGCACCGGCAACCTGCAGGCGCTGCAGCAGGACGGCCTGCTCGCCGCCGCCGGCATCCCGCTGGTCGGCGTGCGTACCGGCGCGCGTTCGTTGCGCGTGCCGGGGAGCCCGCTCGTCTTTCACCTGCGCGCGAGCTACGATGACGAAACCGCACAGATCGTCGACACCGCCACCACCATGGGCCTGCAGCGCTTCGCCGTGTTCTACCAGAACGACCCCTTCGGGCGCGAGGGGCTGGCCGGCGTCGAGGCGGCGCTGGCGCGGCACGGCCTGCAGCCGGCCGCGCTCGCCAGCTACGAGAAGAACAGCACCGAGGTCGGCGCCGCCGCCGCGACGCTCGCGCGCGTCGACCCGCAGGGCGTGATCATGATCTCCAACACGCTGGCCAGCGCCGCTTTCGTCAAGGCGATGCGCGGCGCCGGCTACGCCGGGCAGCTGATGGGCGTCAGCGTCAACGACGCGGCGCAGATCGTCGACCGCATCGGCGTCGCCGCGGCGCGCGGGCTGGTGCTGGCGCAGGTGCTGCCCAGCCCCGGCCGGCGCGAGATCCCGCTGGTACGCGGCGCCGCGCGGGCGCTGGCGGCGGCCGGCGAGACGCGCCTCTCCTACACCATGCTCGAAGGCTGCCTGTACGCGCGCACGCTCGCCGAGGGCGTGCGCCGCGCCGGCCGCGCGCCGGACCGTGCCGCCCTCGTCGCCGCGCTGGAGACGCTGCGCGGCTGGGACGCCGGCGGCATCAGCGTCGATTTCTCCGGCGGCCGCCGCGAGGGTAGCCGCTTCGTCGACCTCAGCATCGTCGGCCGCGACGGCCAGCTGCTGCACTGA